The genomic interval caggctcctataggtttttgcctataaatcgatatttcagaccaggaagatggtggtatttagtgggtttagaagactcaccatctttatctcatttttgacataggtggcatttagaggcttttgcatctgaacccttcatatacacatttactatgtaggcctactgctgtcataaagtatactgctctttctcttttgaaacaCCCTACTACCTACTACCTTCCATGTCAGTTTTGTCAGCCTCTTCCTTCCTGATGATGGGTTGTATGCTACTGCTAagtttaatcaatttatcataGACCTATTGATTATTACACATTGAAGACTGGATGGGAAatacttttttctcttttccattTCTAGCCATGACTAGGCTATATCAGTTTCAACAATCTCAGCAGGCCTAGTCAGCGCAATGCCTCAGCAGCCACTAGCGTCCTCTACTGGTGAATACCAAAGATCACTTAATTCCTTTTTCTGCTAAATGTTTTACTGTGTTACTACTGTAAGTCAGAAAATCAACTGAGGTGTATAAAATGATAATAGAaaccaaatgtagcctatgttatGTATTGTAATTAGGCAGTGTTAATATTAAACAACTCTACCTGTTGAAATCAGGCTAAATAAATtgttgttcagtgtgtgttttgtgatagCCTAGGTTACTACATAATAAATACTGTTTTTCTGATCACCTGTTTGTTACATATCAGAAGAAGAAGCCAGAAGCTCACAGACTTctatggtctttttttttttttaaccggaAACTAGCTTTTCAGAGGGCAGTAGGAGGTCGCAGTGGCAACTGGGACGGTGGCGGAATGTATTAATGTCTGCCTACTCTTAGGAAAGGTGCGTGTCCCCTGTGTCCGCTTCGGTCGCCCGGTTAGGAATGCGTTTATCGGAGATAAAGCTAGCTTGAACATCAAGGAAGAAACACCAGAACCTGGATTGGTGACTTGACTtatcattttgtttcattttgcgGTATTAGAATCTACACGTTCGAGTTTGGATCATTTTTGTCGATgtatgctagctagctagctagccaagATAGCTAAATTGGTAGCCCAGActattagctagctagctagctagctaacctgTTAGCTGATTTAGTCGCAACAGTCAGAGTAAATCGACTACTAGTTAGGTAACGGTAACTATTTTACGGTAACTGGTGGGAATTGGGGTGACACGCGGGGGTTGGGAGAGAACGACGGAGGCGGCGTGAGCCAGGAGCGGCCGATGAGTTCAGACCAGGGCGGAGTGCCGCAGCTGCAGGAGGAGGCTGAGCCGGTATCCAAAATCCGTGGAGAGGACGAGACGGTACTTGGGACTGGTGGAGATTCGGGCGGCATGGTGAGCATGGGCCTGTCATTGCACGACACAATTTTAACGATGAGTCGAAATTTTAATTGCAGTTTTGAGCTGACTGTCAACTATCCTCTTGGATGTATGGTCATATTCGATGACTGCAGGTTGGGCCAGAATTTTAACGTTAGGCTAACGTAGCCATATTTAGTTAGCCAATGTGGGGTTGCCTTGGCAATCTTGTCGCTTGACttacgttagctaacgttaacgtaagcTGGTACTGGATGACAAGTCTGATGTAACCTCTAAGTCCAAATCAAGGGTCCATTACTGCAAAATAACAATTTATATAGCTTCTACCTGATTGGATTTTATATTTGATTTGATATAATTGGGTAGGATGTTTCTGTAAGGTATACTTGACATCGTTGTAGCCACTCGTGTTACCAGGCAGCTGACTTGTCAGCTCTTTAAGCTACGATACGCTGCAAGGTAAGGCCAGTTAGCCAGCTATATCTGCTTTGTCAGTGACGGCTTAGCAAGGAGCTACTTGACGTTATTGTAGTCACCGCGAAAGAGATTAAGCACTTTGCTCGTGATGTAGGAATGTAAGAATTTAGCTATCCCGGTGTAAACAAATCACACTTTGATTGCATTGCGTTACCGTCTGTCTGGAGTTAATCAAGAGAACGTTCGAGGCCTACGTGTGTCGTTAACGTTACAGCTGTCAGATGATATATGAATCACTGGTTGTCCATATTGGCTGTAAATGGTGTCGTTGTTGATGGTTATAGTCAGATTTTGGTCAGTAACTTTgactttttttattataatattgTAAGAGTCGATTCCTTTCCCGAATGTGAAATTAGTCGTCGTTGCAACGTGTCGCCATACTTTAAACTCACTCCCACGTTGATCAGGGTATTAGAATCAGTTTGTGAAAGTTTATAGATTATTGGGTGCCTGATTGTAGAACTAGTGTTGGGTTTTTCTACGCCTGCCGTTCATTTGAGTTGCGGGCCTGAATCATTTTGTAGCAGGTGGTCATTGACAATGGCGCCCCTTATGGCATGTGCTCCACCATGGCTAGTGACAGACTCGAAATATGTTATAGGTCTCATGACATGCAGCACTCGAAAGTCAAAGTTTCTTCTGTTTGTGCCATAGTACAAACAGAGCAGAAACCACGTCCTTTGTAAAAGTAAAGAGCTGAAAGTTCTGAAACCCATTTAAAGCTACTGTGTTGTCCATCGTCGGCATTTGAATTATTGTTGTTGACCAGGAGTATTCTTTAAATTGGACCATGTAAACAAACTATTCACAGAATTTGTCAGTGTTCGGGATACCTTGGTTGAACCTATAATAATACTTTATTAACAGGTCAATGTATCACTAATCATGTACCGTCAGTGTGTAATTTAGTGCTATTTCGACTGGGTTTAGACGAGTTTGGGTGAGACTCAACTGTATTGATTGACAGTACCCTTGACCAACAAGCAAGGTTCTTGGCGGTCTGCTTTTACGGAAGACATCGAGTCGTTGGTAAAATGTGCTGCAAGTGTGAGAGGGGTAGGCGGAGTTCATCTTTCACAGAGCGAATGGTTGAAGGTCGTGAAAACGTGTGCTGGAAGTAACTTGAGCTGGATTCTGTCCAACTCTGAGCGCTTCCTTTCAGCGGCAAAACTATCTTAAATGGTCACCACATCGTGAATTTGAAGAATTCCACAGTTCATTGAGTGAACGAGACCGCCTAAAATGCTTTTGTTCATCGAGGTAAGCTTGATGCAGTGCAGTTGACTTGTTAGCAAACTTAGCTGCATGCATCGCGGGCAATCGGTGAAGACCATGTGAGAGCCTGCTAACCTTAGCTTATTTAGCTTGCGAAGGCCTCATGGCTGTACATATTTAACGTTAGCTGTTAGCACAAAATAATGTGTAGCGTATGGATGCATTGTAGTTGGGTCACAACCAAAGAAATTGAACGATCTGTTTGTTTTGATGGTGCACTACTGTACTTGTCACAGTTTGAGTCAGAGTTAATTCATTAACTTAGCCGAATGTTTTGTTTGTCATTTGGTTTTGTGTTGCTAACGTCAACCTAACTTCACGTTGTTCATTGAAAGCCGGCGTGTTCTTTCCATCTTGAATACATCGGAGGTTCAAATTTCTTTTAAATTGTAGTCAACGAATTTTTTTGACAGGATTTGTGTACTTTCCTCACCCTCATGTTATGATATTAACTTGCACTGAGCGCTATTATTTTACTGCAACTAGCAAAACGATTACGTAACAGGTCGCACACATTGGCTTAGCTGAATTGTGATCTTGAACTTTTAACTTGAGACTTTTGCTGACTGCATAAGTCTAACTATTGTGTATGCACGACATATTTAGGAAAGAATGCTTATTGGTATTCAATAAGTAAAATATTAACACATCCTCTGTAAATGTAACTTACCGGAAATTAAGGAAGAAATGGGCTCAGCTGCATCGAAGTGAAACGATGAAGAACATGCTGTAATGTTTGCCTCAGGTGACCTCTAAGGGTGCCGGTCTGAACCCGAATGCCAAGGTGTGGCAGGAGATGCCTACTGTCCCCATCGAGGCCCCTGCAGATGGTACAGAGGGCTCCCCCTGGTCCCAGACAAACATCCCAGAGGGTATGCAAGTTCATTGGGTTTATGATTGTCATAACTCatctattaatttattataaataCTTGGGTGTGTAATATAAATTCCTTTATTTTATGTGCAAATTAgccatttctgtaaaagtcGTAGAAGTACATAGTTGTAAAAGTAGAGGTCATGTTTCTCCTGTTCCCTTTTGTGCTGTTGGGCACAGGAGTGGTGAGTTATTTGACCTTTGTTTTGCCCCAAACCTGTGAATCTGTAGGGTATCCTGACGCCTCCGGATGTAAAGCGTACACAACAGGGTTTCCAAGCCTGGAGGACGGCAGCTCTTTGGGGGCTGCCGAGGGTACTGCGAATGGTATGGATCCCCCTGACTTAGAGTTCCCCCTCTGTGAGCCGCCAACAGGAATTGAAGGTCAGTTAAGCTTTgctttttcctctccttttgTAAACCAATATCATTGCAACTTTTCATCCACACCGGTTTGACGACCCAACACTTTTGATGagtttttgtttggttgttgaTCATGTGTTTTGTCGATTTGTTTCAGTTGATTCTAACCTGACAATGGAGCAGCCTATTTCTGCTGAGAGTTTACGGGAGTCTCTCAAGAAGGAGCTGGAGTTCTGCTTCTCCAGGTCAGGGCCTAGACAAGATGAATGCATTTTGAATGGGCATGGACACAATTTGGTCTAGACCAAGACATTTGCAGTGTTTATCTGTtcatatttgtattttattatcACCACAGGGAAAATCTATCCAAGGACCTGTACCTCATGTCACAGATGGACAGTGACCAGTTTGTCCCCATCTGGACCATCGCCAGCATGGAGGGCATAAAGGTCCTGACCACCGACATGGACCTTATTCTGGATGTGCTTCGATGTAAGTAGATCCAAGACTTATAGCCAAACTTCTAACCTAATGTGGCATCATGCTGATCAAGGTTGTTTCTGTCGACCTATTCATGTATTCTGTTTGATGTAGGGTTTGGTAATATGTATATTTTGATGCACTGGCTGAATATTTGCATGTGGTGTGGATGCAAGCTGTGGCAATTATGttatgccaacacacacacacacacacacacacacacacctacctatctctgattggctgcctttttaatgcattactgaTACATGGATGCTCTTGTATGTCCAGCATCTCCTATGGTACAAGTGGATGAGAAAGGGGAGAAAGTTCGGCCCAATCACAAGCGCTGCATCATCATCCTGAGGGAGGTCCCGGAGTCTACGCCTGTGGAGGTGAGGCCAGCTCCTGTAGGAAGCACCAGGAAAGAAGCCCAGTGTTGGTCCTCCATGATGAGCTGACTTTTGTTTACTATCTTCTCCATCCTCAGGAAGTGGAGGCCCTCTTTAAGAACGACAACTGTCCGAAAGTTATCAGCGTGGAGTTTGCGCACAACAATAACTGGTACATTACATTCCAATCGGACACAGATGCTCAACAGGTGGGTACATAAGTAACGTATTCTCCTTGATTTAGGTTTTGAGTTTTTGGCTGTCTACCTTATCAAGTAAGGGTTATGaatggctttttttttgtcttgttcaGGCGTACAGATATTTAAGGGAAGAAGTGAAAACATTTCAGGGAAAACCAATCATGGTGAGTTGATTATCAACAATTGTCTTAATGTGTTTCAGATCTTTTTTGCTGCTGCTTTTTCAAATCCCTCCTGACCACCACCTAACGCCCCATGACTCCTCTTTCTAGGCCAGAATAAAAGCTATCAACACGTTCTTTGCGAAGAATGGCTACCGCAGCCTGGACTGCAGTGTGTACTCACAGCAGACCCAGACCCAGTCCCAGTACAGCTCGCCCCTCTTCATGCAACACGTCTACAGTCCCCAGCAACAGTACCTGCCCTACAGTATCATGCCTCCTACCTGGACACCTTCGCCCACGCCGTACTTCGAGACCCCTCTGGTGTGTAGATCAGtccatgtgtgttgtgtaaacGTGCCGTATGTGGTTTTGGGTGTTACTTGGTTGCTAAGATCAGCTTCATTTACTCTTCTGTACTTCAGTACATCCTCATGAGCTCTGTAAATCCCTTCTCTCTACCACAGGCCCCGTTTCCCAACAGTAGCTTTGTGAATGGTTTTAGCTCACCTGCACACTATAAGACTGGCTCCAACTCGCTCAACCTCGGCCGTCCCTTCAGTCGGAACCGGTAGGACTTTTAAATGCTTATTTCCTGTTTTAAGTCATCTCCCTTGTGATACTGTTATCTTGCTTTTCAGCGGATTCAGTGGCTTACGATATGATAAAACCGATTAATAGTCTTAAAACATAGTCTTAAACAGCCCTTGATGGCAcgagtatgtgtatatgtttataaGTGTGTTAGGACTGCAAGGATTGAATTGGAAGGTAGTATGTGTATTCAGTAGAAATCAACAAGGAAGTGAAATAAGTGTAAATGTTGACGAGGATGTAAACCATAACTTCATAGTTGAAGTGTGCAGATTAAAgtgtgatttttaaaaagtaaataatttaTTTCGGTAAGTAATGTAGCCCCTCATGCTGGTGTTCTTGCTGTCCCCACAGTGTCCCTCTCTATTCCAGAAAGAATGTAATAAATGCCTTCAGGTACACCTGTTCAACTCTTTCCAGCATCATCGTAGTCGAATGACACCCCTTTTCTCTCATACAAGCTTCAGATACATAACCAACATTAATTAATTGAACATTAATCAGGGTTATGCCAGTGCCACTGGCTCCACCCCATgccattttcttttattttttttggtgaTAAATCCATTTACAGCCGTGCGATTTTTGGCGAAATCGCCATGTTTGTTGCTGATATGTATGAGGCTTGACAATGCTGGGACTTTATCACTGCTAACCACCCATTATATGTGATGTTGGGTTTACAGTGTTTTATCATTCTGTTTGTGCTTCTCACAGTATTCAAGCTAACTAACCTAAGCATGAATTAAGACTAAATATTCTGATTCGACATCCTAAATTTTCCTGTAATTGGCGTTGTTGGCAATATGTCCATTTTGGAGCAAACTAGCTAGTCTTTATTGTAAGTATAAATCAGCTTGACAGAGTACCAGAAAATATTTTCAACCCAACATTCTTGATCTGTGTCACTGGTTGGTCATGTACACATTTGTTTTGTTCCATCATTGCATGCAGCCCATGTTGACATGGCCTAGTGGATAGGAAGTTAGACCAGAATGTGTACCATCACAATTTCCCCCATTTTGACATGATGCTTCCGGCTTCATCGCTAGTTTTAATCCTGTGCAGACTCATCCCAACTCCCTTGTGTTGCACTCTCCACAGGAACCATGTGAAGCCTCAGTCAAGGGCCAGTGACGGAGCCCCCGCCCCTGTGGCTCCCGTCCCGCTGGTGGATGGACTTACGGGCCTgcgcagcccccccccccagcagTGGCCCCGCACTGGGCACAGCTGAGCTCAGTCCCTCCTTCACCCACCTGACCGCGTCCGAGCCCTCCGACGACAACAGCATGGCCAACCGTGGAAGGTCAGTAAGAATCGCCGCGGCCTCTTGTTTGCCCAGCTTCGAGTCACCTTGGGTGTGTTTCAGTGTATCTAGCAACTGTAGTGCAAGCTTATCTTGGAGCGAATATCTGAAAGGTGTTGAGTTGCCCAGAGGCAGCTTTGACACCATCAGGCCTGGTGATGAGAAACTCAAGCGCATAGAGGGCCCCCTGGGCGTGGGAGGAGGAACGGCTTCTGCtggttctttcttttctttctttcttccttccttcctctcttccttttctctgctcctttttctcttctttcctcaCGTCTCTCCCCACAGAAGTCGGGATGCTCCTCATGTCCAGACCCAATGAGCGGTAAGATTATGAGATCTGAAGgccagagacagacagggaaacCTAGATGGAGCTGAACTTGTTGTAGTAGCTGTTGAGCATTTACTGACCCTCCCTTACCACATGGTTTACAGGCGGAGTACATACAGAGGGAAccgcaggaggagagaggacgaGCGCACCACGGTAAGTGTTCCCTCCCCCCACACGTCTCGGTAACATCCCACTCTTTCATGTTTCGTGCTGATCGTTCCTGTTTTGTCCAGATATGTACACGTATTGTTTGTGTTGATTTTAATGTGTCCTTTTGCCCTCCCCACAGCGGCCGATTTCTCTCCCAGAGGTCAAGGTCCCTCAGCCTAAGTTTGACCTGGCTGCCTCCAACTTCCCCCCTCTGCCAGGCTGCGTGGTGAGCACGCAGGGCGAGCCCGTGCTAGAGAACCGCATGTCTGACGTGGTGCGGGGCATCAACAGGGACAAGGTCAGCCCAGCACGGCCACAGAAAGCACACCCagtcatttatttaaaaatagacACGTTGcccataatatatataatatatatatatatatatatatttttttttttttcccctgtctGCCTTTTGAAATAGGCTATACAATCAGGGCTAAAGTAAAAGGGGGTTGGTGTTCAGTCACACAGTAATAAAAGTCTTTTGTGGGTGTCATTTGTCGCAGcaaccacagcagcagcaacagcagcagcagcagcaatcaGATGCCAGCAAAGACGGAGCCGCAAGTCATCCCACAGCCCCAGAGGACAGCGTCAGCACCATCAGGCCCGTCCAGCCTGCAAGCAAAACCACTTCTCACACCTTGGAGTCTACCACAGCCAGGTACAAAGCCTTGCCACCTAAACAgaaaagcctgtgtgtgtgtgtgaggatgggggggggggggttctgttgAAGCTTTTGCTTCCCTGACTGTCAAAAGACAGAAGGATCTGGAAGTGAAGTGGCACTCCTGCTGAAGCACTCCCACCTGTCTCTGTCAGCAATGCTCAGGTTTCCCATTGTTGTtctgcctctcctccccctcctcctcctccccccttgCCTTCCCCTCCCTGTTCTCTCAGCAGCACGAGCCACCAGGAGAAGAAACAGGAGAGGCCTGAGCTCCCTGTTCAGAAAGAGACACCGGCACCCACCGCCTCCGCTGCTGCCGTCGTCGCTGCCTCCGCCCCCGCTCCCTCACACACGCAGGCAGCAGCTGGTTCCAAGCCTCAGCCGAGCACAGCCCCCACCCCAGGAACCCCCCAGGCCAGCCCAGCCCcctccagcaccaccaccaccaactccACCCCCGCCATGGTGAGACCTCCCACACGCATGCACTAGACTGGAGGAAGACGGGCTTATCCCACTTGTCAGTATTTACACCTTTTATTGTGTCAACTGAATTGTCTTGTGGCAGACTGCCACTTGTTGCTTAACTATGTGGGTGTTCTCTAAAGATAAGACTGCTGTTGAGTAACATCGTCAGGCCTAGTGATGAGAAACTTATGCGCATAGAGGGCCCCCTGGAAGGGGGAGGTGAAGGGCCTGTGCTGGTtctactttctttctctcttgtttctGCACCCTTTCCCTCTACCTATTTCTCTGCTCTGTCCCCACACAAGTCATGAGCCTCCTCTTGTCCAGACCTGATGAGCGGTAAGATTATGAGATCTGAAGGCCTTAGttacagtgagagagaaggggaaacaTGAGCAGTGATTTAGTTTTATCTTTTGATGACCTCTGACTCTTAACACCCCTGTCTGTCTCATTCCCCCTGCCAGGAGCCCCGCAAGTTGAGCTATGCGGAGGTGTGCCAGCGCCCCCAAggaccccccacccacaccggCCCCCTCCGCCGCTGCTGCCGCCCCCACCACTCCTCCGGCCTCCCAGCCTCTGCGTGAGCTGCGCGTCAACAAGGCCGAGGAGCCAGCCGGCGGGCCCCACAGCCCCTCGGACAAGCCCGAGCGGCCCCTGGAGCGAGGAGCCGAGTGCAAGGGCCGCGAGGGGCGCCCTCCCCGTGACGGCCAGGGCTATTACCGCAACAACGGTCCCCCCAGGGCCGGCACAGGTGGCCTCAAGCTCCGGGAGCAGCAGCGGCGCCCCCCCTTTGGCCGACGCAACTCCCCACAAGGAGGGCCCAGACACACGGGCAAAGAGCAGAACATCCCTCCCATATCGCCAAAGTAAAGACTtgcagagaaaacaaaaaatgaattcaGTACAAATGTATGAATATATACACgcatatataaaatatatatatatatatatatatatatatatatatatatatatataaaataataaacaatatatatatatatacacatacataaatatatataaacaaaaagAGATGAAATAAGATATAAAAGCAACAACCTAAATGGTAGCCACCTCTCCTGCCTGGGGCATGTCTAGAGGAAAGTCTCATGAAATGACTGCAGACTGGGACACCCAGGAAAATGGGCATAAAAAACAATCGTAAAGCAAACGAAAGGGAGTGATCGAATAGGAAAAAGATCCCGTCTCGTCCCGTTAAATTGAAAATGTCCCCCCTTAAGAATGTAAATCTTag from Alosa alosa isolate M-15738 ecotype Scorff River chromosome 4, AALO_Geno_1.1, whole genome shotgun sequence carries:
- the LOC125292958 gene encoding LOW QUALITY PROTEIN: la-related protein 4 (The sequence of the model RefSeq protein was modified relative to this genomic sequence to represent the inferred CDS: inserted 4 bases in 2 codons), whose amino-acid sequence is MSSDQGGVPQLQEEAEPVSKIRGEDETVLGTGGDSGGMVTSKGAGLNPNAKVWQEMPTVPIEAPADGTEGSPWSQTNIPEGYPDASGCKAYTTGFPSLEDGSSLGAAEGTANGMDPPDLEFPLCEPPTGIEVDSNLTMEQPISAESLRESLKKELEFCFSRENLSKDLYLMSQMDSDQFVPIWTIASMEGIKVLTTDMDLILDVLRSSPMVQVDEKGEKVRPNHKRCIIILREVPESTPVEEVEALFKNDNCPKVISVEFAHNNNWYITFQSDTDAQQAYRYLREEVKTFQGKPIMARIKAINTFFAKNGYRSLDCSVYSQQTQTQSQYSSPLFMQHVYSPQQQYLPYSIMPPTWTPSPTPYFETPLAPFPNSSFVNGFSSPAHYKTGSNSLNLGRPFSRNRVPLYSRKNVINAFRNHVKPQSRASDGAPAPVAPVPLVDGLTGLRSPXPPSSGPALGTAELSPSFTHLTASEPSDDNSMANRGRRSTYRGNRRRREDERTTRPISLPEVKVPQPKFDLAASNFPPLPGCVVSTQGEPVLENRMSDVVRGINRDKQPQQQQQQQQQQSDASKDGAASHPTAPEDSVSTIRPVQPASKTTSHTLESTTASSTSHQEKKQERPELPVQKETPAPTASAAAVVAASAPAPSHTQAAAGSKPQPSTAPTPGTPQASPAPSSTTTTNSTPAMEPRKLSYAEVCQRXPKDPPPTPAPSAAAAAPTTPPASQPLRELRVNKAEEPAGGPHSPSDKPERPLERGAECKGREGRPPRDGQGYYRNNGPPRAGTGGLKLREQQRRPPFGRRNSPQGGPRHTGKEQNIPPISPK